The Fusobacterium necrophorum subsp. necrophorum genome has a window encoding:
- a CDS encoding FadR/GntR family transcriptional regulator: MSEVPISNTKKNNENKAQYLKVIDKIKEKIFSGKIKIGDKLPPERDLAEEYKVGRPSIREAVRGLEILGLLEVKQGSGTYVRNNIEKLMVDSLDIIYNTNNVSDREVIEFREMFEYSSVKLAALNATDEEIAELECILRRMKETNSSQELEELDLSFHEQIAVMSHNILIMETFAAIRNFFNRCIKNSVHLIYLNGEKNQDIIDYHIYIFDAIKDRDSTVALIFMERHFRKVRELILK; encoded by the coding sequence ATGTCAGAAGTACCTATTTCAAACACAAAAAAAAATAATGAAAACAAAGCACAATATCTTAAGGTCATAGATAAAATCAAAGAAAAAATTTTTTCAGGTAAAATCAAGATAGGAGATAAGCTGCCTCCAGAAAGAGATTTAGCGGAAGAATATAAAGTGGGAAGACCCTCTATAAGAGAAGCTGTCAGGGGACTTGAAATTTTAGGTCTACTCGAAGTGAAACAGGGAAGTGGAACCTATGTAAGAAATAACATTGAAAAATTAATGGTGGACTCTTTAGATATTATCTATAACACAAATAATGTATCGGACAGGGAAGTTATAGAGTTTCGAGAAATGTTTGAATATTCCTCAGTTAAACTGGCGGCTTTAAATGCAACTGATGAAGAAATAGCTGAATTGGAATGTATTCTACGTAGAATGAAAGAAACAAACAGTTCTCAAGAACTGGAAGAGTTAGATTTATCATTCCATGAGCAGATCGCAGTAATGTCACACAATATTTTAATTATGGAGACTTTTGCGGCAATAAGGAATTTTTTCAATCGTTGTATTAAAAACTCTGTACATTTAATCTATTTAAATGGAGAAAAAAATCAGGATATTATCGACTATCATATTTATATTTTCGATGCTATCAAGGATAGAGACTCCACTGTTGCACTTATTTTTATGGAACGGCACTTTAGGAAAGTAAGAGAATTGATATTAAAATGA
- the metA gene encoding homoserine O-succinyltransferase, whose protein sequence is MPLVIPSDLPAKSILEKEQIFTMTTQRAETQDIRPLKLAILNLMPKKEETETQLLRMLSNTALQVHVDLIRTDSHKSKNTDYSHLHRFYKTFDEIKQNKYDAMIITGAPIETMEYENVDYWQEFTEILEYAKEHVFSTMFICWASQAALYHYYGIKKHQKSKKIFGVYEFDLKKRGTLTKGFDDSFFIPQSRYTYNELKDVLSHPDLDVWAGREDIGANLVSSKDGRFLFVAGHFEYEEDTLYQEYLRDKAKGLGTDIPENYFIDNDEAKGIKVKWRSHANLFFSNWLNYCVYQETPYDISQISKKKVAKFGGSSLSDAGQFSKVKDIIYSSEEREIIVVSAPGKRNEKDTKITDILNQYYILKKDNNDLMQLEEKIRRFRKENEEKKEKSLDIIINRFTEIAKDLELSQETVAIIQNVISKIKDSDNRDFILSRGEYLNAILMAKYLNYEFLDAEDIIFFDNNGALNKRKTYQAIRQRMANHLKFVVPGFYGKTENGEIKTFDRGGSDITGSIIAGALHSELYENWTDVDGVMTADPNKDKTAKTIDHLSYEQLLRMAEKGANVYHLDAIEPVMKQEIPIHIRNTNNPSGKGTIVQKK, encoded by the coding sequence ATGCCTTTAGTAATACCAAGTGATCTTCCTGCTAAAAGTATATTGGAGAAAGAACAAATTTTTACCATGACAACGCAACGAGCAGAAACACAGGATATCCGTCCTTTAAAACTGGCCATTCTGAATTTGATGCCGAAAAAGGAAGAAACAGAAACCCAACTTCTTCGCATGTTGTCCAATACTGCATTACAAGTCCATGTGGATTTGATACGAACCGACAGCCATAAATCCAAAAACACGGATTATAGTCATTTGCATCGATTCTACAAAACCTTTGACGAAATTAAACAAAATAAATATGATGCCATGATTATCACGGGGGCTCCCATTGAAACTATGGAATATGAAAATGTTGATTATTGGCAAGAATTTACTGAAATTCTGGAATATGCAAAGGAACATGTGTTTTCGACAATGTTTATTTGCTGGGCATCACAAGCGGCACTGTATCATTACTATGGAATAAAAAAACATCAGAAATCCAAGAAAATCTTCGGTGTATATGAATTTGATTTAAAAAAACGCGGTACTTTGACAAAGGGATTTGATGACAGCTTTTTTATTCCGCAATCACGATATACCTATAATGAATTAAAAGATGTACTGTCTCATCCGGATTTAGATGTATGGGCAGGTCGAGAAGACATTGGAGCAAACTTAGTCTCCAGTAAAGACGGCCGTTTCCTATTTGTTGCCGGACATTTCGAGTATGAGGAAGATACTCTGTATCAAGAATATCTGAGAGACAAAGCAAAAGGACTCGGAACAGATATTCCGGAAAATTATTTCATCGATAATGATGAAGCCAAAGGAATTAAGGTCAAATGGCGTTCCCACGCAAATCTATTTTTTTCCAACTGGTTGAATTACTGCGTATATCAAGAAACTCCTTATGATATCTCCCAAATTTCCAAGAAAAAGGTGGCAAAGTTTGGTGGAAGTTCCTTAAGTGATGCAGGGCAATTTTCAAAAGTAAAAGATATTATATATTCTTCCGAAGAACGTGAGATTATTGTAGTCTCCGCACCCGGAAAAAGAAATGAAAAAGATACCAAAATTACAGATATTCTAAATCAATACTATATCTTAAAAAAAGACAATAACGATCTAATGCAATTGGAAGAAAAAATACGAAGATTTCGGAAAGAAAATGAAGAGAAAAAAGAAAAGTCTCTGGACATCATTATAAATCGTTTTACAGAGATTGCAAAGGACTTGGAATTGAGTCAAGAGACCGTAGCTATCATTCAAAATGTCATTTCCAAAATCAAAGATTCCGACAATCGTGATTTCATTCTGAGCCGGGGAGAATATTTAAATGCAATCCTCATGGCAAAATATTTAAACTATGAATTTCTGGATGCGGAAGATATTATTTTCTTTGATAATAACGGTGCACTCAATAAACGAAAAACATACCAAGCCATTCGTCAAAGAATGGCAAATCACTTGAAGTTCGTGGTTCCCGGATTTTATGGAAAAACAGAGAATGGGGAAATAAAAACATTTGACCGTGGAGGCTCGGATATCACCGGCTCGATTATTGCAGGAGCTTTACATTCGGAGCTCTATGAAAACTGGACTGATGTGGACGGAGTTATGACCGCAGACCCAAATAAAGATAAAACTGCAAAAACCATTGATCACCTGAGCTATGAACAACTTTTACGTATGGCGGAAAAAGGTGCCAATGTGTATCATTTGGATGCCATTGAACCTGTGATGAAGCAGGAGATTCCTATTCATATCCGTAATACCAATAATCCTTCGGGAAAGGGAACGATCGTTCAAAAAAAATAA